The genomic window CTTTAGCCCTGTCGTTCATGGCATTTCAGTTAGGCTTCGACCCGGTCATAATTTACCGCTTGTTCAAAAGGTCTCACGGACCATGCATTCCTTAGCATACACTCAATGCAGTGGGCTCCATTGGCCAGGAAAAAAGTTAGTACATGAGTTGCATGAACAAGCAGCGGAGTATCCATGCATCTTTGAGCTCCGAGCTCATGAGTGTCAGCTTTAGTcaaaggaagaagatgaagaaatacGTACTAGCTAACTAATTAAATTCCTCACTTGCACGCCAAGGAATTCGTGACCTAGCTTTTCTCCGCCCCGGGAATTATGGCCTCTCTCTCCTTTCCTTTTGTCCGGGAACGACAGAAAAAGGCGCGCTGGTTCTCATGAGCGACCGTAGGTACATTGTTGGAGCAATATATGCTTGCGCTGCGCATATATATATTTATTTAGTTTAAGCACAAGGGTTGGCATTTTCTTAATAAGTGAAGCACTGGCATTTTTCAGATCTGTATTATTCGTCAGGATGGGGCGAACCGAAAATGCAAGCAATGTGCGCACTGTGACCACTTTCTGGTCCAGCTCAAATcgaagaaagaaaaactatagttAACAATGAACTCAAAATTATCCAGAGTGTTCCTGCAAGGGAAGCTTCCATGAAACCAGGCCCTGCATACCACACCACACCGGCAAGCATCGCTCTTTCTTTGGCTTCACATTTTTGACAGGCTGTTTATATTTTGGCATACACGAGCCCAAGCTCAGCTCTCTCTGTGCCCGTAGCAACATTCGTATTTTCCTCTCCTTTTAGCTTTTTTAAAGGAGTCATTTAGTTAAGCGCCCAATCCTCCGTGTATCGGCATGCTTTTGTACGGTACGATCCCGTTGTATATCCTGGTCTTATCGGCTTGCAGTACAGTTGTTGATCACATTATACTAACCACATACACCTGTGTTATGCCATTAACTAGTAGTGCTAATCGACTTGTTTGATGTGGAGTACGGACTTTAGTTTAATTTCAGGGCGCCTGCTGGTTCTTTCCTGACCGAGACACATGACCAATTCTTTACCACGGATGCCATGCCATGCCGTGCATGTGTGTGGAGCTCATAAATTAAGCGCCGTATCCCGGTGGTAATTTGGCAGCGGATCAAAGCGCTTTTTCGAGCTGGccaagccaaagccaaagccaaagcagGCACGTTAATCTCCTGGCATTTGTTCTTAGCAGCAGCGCCGGCTTTCTCTGCTTTCCTCAGCGCAGATGAGGGTACGTAATTATCCTTTTAAGCAGCGGCTTTCTTGACGCATTGAACCTGTGCTTCACGTTAATCTGCAACCGGCCGCCGCAATTAGCGTTTGCTAAGTAAGTAAGCTTCTTCTTTCTTCTGGAACGGGAAAGAAAAACATCTTCTTTCCCAACACAGGCTGCCAATTGTAGCGTGATACAGTGACTGATAACCTTGTAGGCTAGCTAGCTACTAAGTTAGTGCTCACCAGCTAGCTGTCGCACGGTGAAAGACATGAAACTTTGTACTAACCTGTACATATAGGTGTAGCCACCTCAGTCACCTCCTCCTGCTTTCTTTATCTGATAATATAGGATGGGATTGCATTGCAAGCCTGAGCTTTTAGAGTTAGGGGGTGAAACTAGGGCAACGATTCTGAACAGCCCTCGATACGTAGTGCTCACCAGCTGATCACAAGCTGTTCATGCTCCGGAGAGCAGTGGTGAAAAAGTTGTTCCGAAAAAGTTTACCCcgcaaaataatactccctccgttcgagaatacttgtcatcaaaatggataaaaagagatgtatctagaactaaaatacatctagatacatcctcctttatccattttgatgacaagcatttccggacggagggagtaataatacCGGAACCCTGAAATGGCAGGGGCTCCTCCGTCCATGCACTACGATGCATTGCATATTCCGTGTGCCAACGTGGAACGAACCCATGCACGCACGGGACCAAAGCTAGTTCGCAACTTGCCAATAATCCTACATCTACGTAATGGTCTACTTAACCTTACGTAACCTTCTTTAATCAAATTCTCTCTCGCCCCCCTGATTTCGTGGGATGGGGCCCGGGTCGTTCTTCATCCAATCGTGTCTTGCCAGACCAGCTTTCACGTAAGATTACGTTTGCCTTTTACGTAGATGTAGCAAGTTGCAAAGCAGCGCCTACTGCTACGTGCGTAGTACTGTTTGTCTGGAAGCTTCCCGGAAGGCGCCTGAAAACACTATTTATCAGTAACATAATCTCTCCTCGCTCGGCTTTTCCACGTAAACAATTGGCACCTTTCCATACGGTCCGTAAAAAGCACACCATTTCCCACATAATTGCGACATATAAAATGTGGAATAACCAGTAACTTTCCATGCATGAACGGTGCACGCAAACGCCCCTTCTGTTGAAAAATAATGGTAGAAAATGCAAGGAGCCCACGGCGCTGCCGTGCAAGATCACAACTTATCACGGAGTAGTTTCTTAGGCACGAAGAGATATTTCGTTTTGCGGCTGGGTTGGTTAGCTGGCTAGCTAACCCTAACCAAGGATGGTCACCACGTACTCaccgtcatcatcgtcatcggtGGTCACTACGGGACAATGGCGGTTCAAACAGTGCTTGGCTTTAGCTTAGCTTAGCCACAGCGCACGCCACAGGCCACACAACCAACGTTACGCTCCTCTTCGTTCCTTAATTCTTAAGTCCCATCCGGCCGCGGGCCCCGCGCCGCACCcacgcctccctcctcctcgcgcgcCCGCGCGCTCGGGCCTTTAAATACGGCCCGGGCCTCCGCTTCCCATTCGTTCCATTCACCACCTAGCCAAGCAAAGCACTGAGAGCAAAAGTTGTTCCACTCTCTCCATTGCAAAGCAAAGCGAAGCCACCAAAGCCAGCTCCTCGATCTCGGTGACGCGACCTGCAGCGGGCTCGACGGTGATCTCTGCCGTCCGCATTGCCACGGATCACGCGGTGGTGGCCATGGCGACCGACAGGAGGATCCAGCCGGCCCGCAGCGGCGGGGGAGGCGGGTCGTCGCCCGGAGGGGGAGGCGTGGAGCccgggctcgggaggcgcctgctcCACGTGCTGCGCGCCGTCTACCACATGCTGCGCCGTGGCCTCTGCCGCAAGCGCCTCATGATGGACCTCCACCTGCTGCTCGGCCGCGGCAAGCTCGCCGGCAGGCAGTTCCGGGACCTCCTCGCGCACCAGCCGCTCGCCGGGGGCCACCGCTTcggcgccgcggccgcggccgGCGCCTCCCCGTCCGCGCTCTCGATGTACCAGCACGACCCCAGGGACGTCGAGTTCAGCTGCGAGACCACGCCGGTGTACGAGCAGGCGGTCTTCCCCTTCAAGatcggccgcggccgcggccgggGCAGGAACTACGGCGGGCTGGACGCTGCCACAGTGGCGGCCGCCTTCGAGATGATGAACGCGCACGCTGCCGCCGGGAACTCGGGCGGGGACACGCCGGGGGTGTCCCGCGCCACGCCGTCGCCCATGCTGGCGCTCAGCTTGGGGCGCTGCCCGGCCGGGGCGCGCCAGCTGCGCGTCACCGACTCGCCGTTCCCCGTCGAGCCGGAGGGCGTCGACGAGCGCGTGGACGCCGAGGCCGACAGCTTCATCAAGAGGTTCTACGAGCAGCTCCGGATGCAGCAGTCGACCACGCCGGACAACTGCACCCGCCGCCGTGGCTAGATCCAGACGCGCCGCGCGCCAGTCCCGGCCGCTTCCGCCACACGCCGCGGTGGTGCGAGGTCCGGGTGCATGGGCGCGAATCCTAAAGCTATATAAATACGTGGCATCGGTCGATTGTTTCACTGTCATGTGGGTCTCGAGTTTTTCTAGCTACCTGCATGCTCTGCTTGTAATTTTCCTCGTTTGTGATAATCTCTCGATAGAGAGCGAGGAGACGAGATAAAAAGAAGGGCTTTGAAGCCCCCCAACTTGTATCTGTCATATCAAGATGATATCATGCATATGAGCTGAAATGATAGAATTTtgcacatttgcatgcatgttgtTCGGCCGAGGTGCATGCATGCTAAATTGTTTGATTTCACAAGTGTGCATATGCTTGTGAAAAATGCATAATCCTACCTAGTAAATTGGTTGATTTGTCTATTAATTTATCATGCGGTTTGTATCGATCTGTGTTGGCATGAAGCGCGCGCACACACTTGTCAACTTGGATATACCAAGAAGAACACAACAGATTCATTCCGTACATAATAAGCAACATACAGCTTATATACCTACCGAGATCGTTCAGATCGCGTACATAAGTCTGACATATGCGGTTCTCTTGTCTTACATGTACAGAGCATACATGCCTTGGATCTTTGGAGATGGAATCATGCAGCTGACCCGTACGTACCATACTGTCTAGTCTTTTAACTTCATGCCCCCCAAGAGAAATGGAAGAACGAGATGATTAAAGAGAGAATATTACCTTTGTTTTTCTTAGGGTGAATGTTACCTTTGTTGCTGCCGTATAATCAATCATAACTTGTCGTTTCCTATTGATTTCAGCCCGTTCACTCAATCTTGCTCATGATTACAACACCACCAGTTGAATTTTTTGGGGTGCACTAGCTTTTGTGTACGTTTTAGGAGTAGTTTTCTGCCTTGAAAGTGAAGTGATTAGGCTTTCTCTATGGTGCTGAGACTTTTAGAATATCCCGGGATCATAAATCTATGCCGGATATATGGTCATGTCATCGTCTTATCGATCTGCAAATTCCATGGTCCCATATATGTTAGGTATATTCACGTATGCACTTATCTCAGTGGACACGTAAGTTGGGCAGATAGTTAGTGCAAGGGCTAGATTAATAAGTGGTTAACCGGTGCCAATTGTCGACACGTCATGATCCAACATTCGAGCAATCGTTTCTCCAATTCTTTGTGGAGAAAATTTCTCCATCTCATTAGAGATAATGTCCTTTAAAATTTTGTAAGGAGTCATGCAGCCGTGCGCTGGATGAATACTTTATATAAGAGGAAAAATATATCGGTCGAGTCATTTTTCTTATACGTAAGGAGTATAAAAATCGAATGATGCTATACGTCCCTCGTCTGATATTTTGTAAAGATCGACCACGTCGGCAACCATTCGATCTGTCCCATGTGCCCTATTGGATCACCGCAACACCGACCATGTTGCAGTTACCCATTGCAACATGGACCATGTTGCGGTCACCTTCGGGTTGTGTGGCGTATTCTTTGTTCAACCATTGCAATATGTACCATGCCGCGGTCACCCATTCCAATATGGATCATATTGCGGTAACCGCGTACATGTGGGTTGACTCTTTGGTTAACCATTGCAACATGTACCATGTTGCGGTCACTCATTGCAACATTGATCATGTTACGGTAACCGCATGCACGTGGGCTAAGCCTTTGGTCACCCATTACAATATGGACCATGTTGCAGTCATCTGCAACTCCCTCTACAAACACCGCTCATGATCTGAGTGTGCCACCGATGTTGGAATGGATGGTCTCGACGCGATGCTCACACCAATCAACGTTGGGGCCGCCGGTGACGCCCACAACGTTGAAGACATGGAGCTTGAGTGCCGGTGCAAAGGAGCCATTGGTGGACCATGGCGAACTGGCTAGTTCTGGGAGGGTAGTGAGATCGAGTGAGTGGTGGAGAGAAAGGGTCTGGTGGCGCGCTACCATGGGAGCCCTCTCCGTAATGAAGGAGAGATGAGAATGAGGGAGGAAGAAACATGTGGAGGAGAGTTGGGCGAAAGAAATAACATAGGGAGGAGGCGATGGGCAGGCCCCACTTGGACACGTGTCGTGTAGGGAAGACGGGGGACGCATGCGATGTGATCTGTCGAGTGATGTCGAGTCTTTCCTATAAAAGAATGTGGTTAGAGCATCTATAGACGGGCTCCGCAACCCCGTCGTCGACGGTAAATCcgacagacctcggggtagggggtcctgagctgtggttctcggatcgatggtaacaagagacaagggacatggtgtttaccatgtttgggccctctcgaagaggtaatatcctacgtcctgctttgatCGTATTGTTGGTTGTGTATCGAGTACAATCTTGATCTACCTCCGGTTCGTAAGTTGTGTTCTAACCCTAAGGCTAGGAGGATGTGATTATGATCGGGCCCCTCTACGGGCTAGACCCCTTGGCTTATATATACGCTAGAGGCCCACCTAGGGTTACATGGCCCGTTGTTGATCTAGAGATGCGTATGGCGGTGGCCGAAGATGTCCTTGGAGTTCACGTCAAGTATTCAGCCGAGGCTATCTTGATCACGTAGAGGTGCGCGTGCTATTTGGTGGACTCTCCCTCACATATATTTCgactgtcggtgatggtcgctTCCCCTTCTTCTCTCGCACATTACCAACATATATCACGAGAAGAAGGAAAgaaagcgacccccacgacaatagtcgacATCCTTCCTTCAAGAGCAGACTGAAAGTTACTGATAGCTGATGTCTAACTatatcggtatttccccaaagaggaagggatgatgtagtatagtgacggtaggtatttccctcagtgataagaccgaagttatcgaaccagtaggagaacctcctcacaccacgtaaacaacaccttcacacaaataacaaatactcgcaacccgacgtgttaaatgggtcactacaaaaaaaatacacttccgtgatgatacgtgtttgtcacagtaggtcgcgttttttgtcatgcatgtacatccatgacaaatttatgacagaatcaagatagtcatacctgtgctgtcgtagaagtgttccatgacattaccaaaattatcatcacggaagtgtccacttccatgacaataaatcgcgtgtcacaaaagtgctttcgtcaagggtgaccaacacctggcatccaccgtaacggaacgccgttaagctatcgggtcgggttttggatccgataacccgttaacagccccgaccaa from Triticum aestivum cultivar Chinese Spring chromosome 3B, IWGSC CS RefSeq v2.1, whole genome shotgun sequence includes these protein-coding regions:
- the LOC123065135 gene encoding uncharacterized protein, with the protein product MATDRRIQPARSGGGGGSSPGGGGVEPGLGRRLLHVLRAVYHMLRRGLCRKRLMMDLHLLLGRGKLAGRQFRDLLAHQPLAGGHRFGAAAAAGASPSALSMYQHDPRDVEFSCETTPVYEQAVFPFKIGRGRGRGRNYGGLDAATVAAAFEMMNAHAAAGNSGGDTPGVSRATPSPMLALSLGRCPAGARQLRVTDSPFPVEPEGVDERVDAEADSFIKRFYEQLRMQQSTTPDNCTRRRG